The following coding sequences are from one Frigoribacterium sp. Leaf415 window:
- the sucD gene encoding succinate--CoA ligase subunit alpha, which produces MSIFLNKDSKVIVQGITGGEGTKHTALMLKAGTQVVGGVNARKAGTTVTHGDVELPVFGTVTEAVTETGADVSIVFVPPAFAKDAVVEAIEAEVPLVVVITEGIPVQDSAEFWALAKAKGGTTRIIGPNCPGIITPGESLVGITPASISGSGPIGLVSKSGTLTYQMMFELRDLGFSTAIGIGGDPVIGTTHIDALEAFEADPDTKAIVMIGEIGGDAEERAADYIKAHVTKPVVGYVAGFTAPEGKTMGHAGAIVSGSAGTAQAKKEALEAAGVKVGKTPSETAALLREVYASL; this is translated from the coding sequence ATGTCGATCTTCCTCAACAAGGACAGCAAGGTCATCGTCCAGGGCATCACCGGCGGCGAGGGCACCAAGCACACCGCCCTCATGCTCAAGGCCGGCACCCAGGTCGTCGGTGGCGTCAACGCCCGCAAGGCCGGCACGACCGTCACCCACGGTGACGTCGAGCTGCCCGTCTTCGGCACCGTGACCGAGGCCGTCACCGAGACCGGTGCCGACGTCTCGATCGTGTTCGTGCCGCCGGCCTTCGCCAAGGACGCGGTCGTCGAGGCCATCGAGGCCGAGGTGCCGCTCGTCGTCGTCATCACCGAGGGCATCCCGGTGCAAGACTCCGCCGAGTTCTGGGCGCTCGCCAAGGCCAAGGGCGGCACGACCCGCATCATCGGCCCGAACTGCCCCGGCATCATCACGCCGGGCGAGTCGCTGGTCGGCATCACGCCCGCCTCGATCTCGGGTTCGGGGCCCATCGGCCTGGTCTCGAAGTCGGGCACCCTGACCTACCAGATGATGTTCGAGCTGCGCGACCTCGGCTTCTCGACCGCCATCGGCATCGGCGGCGACCCGGTCATCGGCACGACCCACATCGACGCCCTCGAGGCGTTCGAGGCCGACCCCGACACCAAGGCGATCGTCATGATCGGCGAGATCGGCGGCGACGCCGAAGAGCGCGCCGCCGACTACATCAAGGCGCACGTCACCAAGCCCGTCGTCGGCTACGTCGCGGGCTTCACGGCCCCCGAGGGCAAGACGATGGGTCACGCCGGTGCGATCGTGTCCGGCTCGGCCGGCACCGCCCAGGCCAAGAAAGAGGCACTCGAGGCCGCCGGCGTCAAGGTCGGCAAGACGCCGAGCGAGACCGCGGCCCTGCTCCGCGAGGTCTACGCCTCTCTCTAG
- a CDS encoding ester cyclase, whose product MSKEKNLATQERIGEILTAREIDRLGEGFHADVVDHDPAPDAPAGLAGIQAFWTEFFAAFPDADLGVETLVADDENVTAVFTISGTHTGTFQGAEPTGKSFTVRGIQVGRFDEDGLLVERWGATDEAGLKQQLGLA is encoded by the coding sequence ATGTCGAAAGAGAAGAACCTCGCCACACAGGAACGCATCGGCGAGATCCTGACCGCCCGTGAGATCGACCGCCTCGGCGAGGGCTTCCACGCCGACGTCGTCGACCACGACCCGGCCCCCGACGCACCCGCCGGCCTCGCGGGCATCCAGGCCTTCTGGACCGAGTTCTTCGCGGCCTTCCCCGACGCCGACCTGGGCGTCGAGACGCTCGTCGCCGACGACGAGAACGTCACCGCGGTCTTCACGATCTCGGGCACGCACACCGGCACGTTCCAGGGCGCCGAGCCCACGGGCAAGTCGTTCACCGTGCGCGGCATCCAGGTCGGCCGCTTCGACGAGGACGGCCTGCTGGTCGAGCGCTGGGGCGCCACCGACGAGGCCGGCCTCAAGCAGCAGCTCGGCCTGGCCTGA
- the sucC gene encoding ADP-forming succinate--CoA ligase subunit beta, producing the protein MDLFEYQARDLFEQYGVPVLPGIVADTPEEARAASEKLGGVTVVKAQVKVGGRGKAGGVKVAKTPDDAEAAAKDILGLDIKGHVVKRVMIAGGAQIAREFYFSVLLDRANRSYLSLCSVEGGMEIEQLAVEKPDALARIEVDPRSGIDLAKATEIAKAGGFPDELIEKVAPVLVKLYAVYEGEDATLVEVNPLVLTEQGDIVALDGKVSIDENAEFRHPGHAELEDADAADPLEAKAKAAGLNYVKLDGEVGIIGNGAGLVMSTLDVVAYAGEAHGGVKPANFLDIGGGASAEVMAAGLDVILGDAQVKSVFVNVFGGITACDAVANGIVAALGILGDAATKPLVVRLDGNNVDEGRRILAEAAHPLVTVVATMDEAADKAAELASK; encoded by the coding sequence GTGGATCTTTTCGAGTACCAGGCCAGAGACCTGTTCGAGCAGTACGGCGTGCCCGTGTTGCCCGGCATCGTGGCCGACACCCCCGAGGAGGCGCGAGCGGCGTCCGAGAAGCTGGGTGGCGTCACCGTCGTGAAGGCCCAGGTCAAGGTCGGCGGCCGCGGCAAGGCCGGCGGCGTCAAGGTGGCGAAGACCCCGGACGACGCCGAAGCCGCGGCGAAGGACATCCTCGGGCTCGACATCAAGGGCCACGTCGTCAAGCGCGTGATGATCGCCGGCGGCGCCCAGATCGCCCGCGAGTTCTACTTCTCGGTGTTACTCGACCGCGCCAACCGCTCGTACCTCTCGCTCTGCAGCGTCGAGGGCGGCATGGAGATCGAGCAGCTCGCCGTCGAGAAGCCCGACGCGCTGGCGCGCATCGAGGTCGACCCCCGCTCGGGCATCGACCTGGCGAAGGCCACCGAGATCGCGAAGGCCGGCGGGTTCCCCGACGAGCTGATCGAGAAGGTCGCGCCCGTGCTGGTCAAGCTCTACGCCGTCTACGAGGGCGAGGACGCCACGCTCGTCGAGGTCAACCCGCTCGTCCTCACCGAGCAGGGCGACATCGTCGCCCTCGACGGCAAGGTCTCCATCGACGAGAACGCCGAGTTCCGTCACCCCGGCCACGCCGAGCTCGAGGACGCCGATGCGGCCGACCCGCTCGAGGCGAAGGCCAAGGCTGCGGGCCTCAACTACGTGAAGCTCGACGGCGAGGTCGGCATCATCGGCAACGGTGCCGGGCTCGTCATGTCGACGCTCGACGTCGTCGCCTACGCCGGCGAGGCACACGGCGGCGTGAAGCCCGCCAACTTCCTCGACATCGGCGGCGGAGCGAGCGCCGAGGTCATGGCGGCGGGGCTCGACGTGATCCTGGGCGACGCCCAGGTCAAGAGCGTCTTCGTCAACGTCTTCGGTGGCATCACCGCCTGTGACGCGGTCGCCAACGGCATCGTCGCCGCCCTCGGCATCCTCGGCGACGCGGCCACCAAGCCGCTCGTCGTGCGACTCGACGGCAACAACGTCGACGAGGGTCGACGCATCCTGGCGGAGGCGGCGCACCCGCTGGTCACCGTCGTCGCGACCATGGACGAGGCTGCCGACAAGGCCGCCGAGCTGGCTTCGAAGTAA
- a CDS encoding thioester domain-containing protein: MTSPHSALHPPRRRLALALALLFSVVVALLGHAPAAAVTGTGLGPGHLWRGDDVSWLGTYRLDDGTQAFCLEAGKSSPVGNHYDTTTGGDVIGVSTDDHARLAYIARTWGGTTDADTAAAGQLAVWTITGLNGHTQRYYAGRANERWPIVLERANQMLAEASSAASKSVAAAITVELSDDGKGLIRPDLTVDRVAGGPTTLEPTHVGTVTLDGAVFADGSTTALVRNGESVPVSATGDAAQLTVNASVEFVDLPYGRETTVGNSPAGSQMILFSGGVAASASETASVEQLSPLPFQPTVSTITSDTVAETGTVVTDQVTLGVRPGEGLLSEWGRYDDAGTWRPVPVTVRSRLLGPFLAPVTPAAEWPDDAPSVCEVALDVSDGPGTYSTPGCELPGGGYYTWVETIDPSDTPVEAGRDRVGSWRSPFGVATETTFVPWTPTISTVVSDAEIDPGACVSDELTVVDLHPDVPGGVDVESVLVGPFAEAPVVGSDLGPIDRLDPGRVVARETVTIGEDGTYTTPCVALERPGTYVFLFSSEGSAVGDDGSQVVPAFADTTVYRSEMATVRQPAPSEAPAPPAGLAFTGSEGGGQALLVALGIVGTGFVLVAAAAASAFHVRRRRLAEGSDAASLAVDAGALSSFGLGEAR; this comes from the coding sequence ATGACTTCACCACACAGCGCCCTCCATCCCCCCAGACGGCGCCTCGCGCTCGCCCTCGCCCTGTTGTTCTCCGTCGTCGTCGCCCTGCTCGGCCACGCCCCGGCCGCCGCCGTCACCGGCACGGGACTCGGCCCGGGCCACCTCTGGCGCGGCGACGACGTCTCGTGGCTCGGCACGTACCGCCTCGACGACGGCACCCAGGCGTTCTGCCTCGAGGCCGGCAAGAGCTCGCCCGTCGGCAACCACTACGACACGACCACGGGTGGCGACGTGATCGGCGTCTCGACCGACGACCACGCACGCCTCGCGTACATCGCCCGCACCTGGGGCGGCACGACCGACGCCGACACGGCCGCCGCGGGACAGCTCGCTGTCTGGACCATCACCGGCCTGAACGGCCACACGCAGCGGTACTACGCCGGCCGTGCCAACGAGCGGTGGCCGATCGTGCTCGAACGCGCGAACCAGATGCTCGCCGAGGCCTCGTCCGCCGCGTCGAAGTCGGTCGCGGCAGCGATCACCGTCGAGCTCTCGGACGACGGCAAGGGGCTCATCCGCCCCGACCTCACGGTCGACCGCGTGGCGGGTGGGCCGACGACCCTCGAGCCGACGCACGTGGGCACGGTCACCCTGGACGGAGCCGTGTTCGCGGACGGCTCGACCACGGCCCTCGTCCGCAACGGCGAGAGCGTGCCCGTCAGCGCCACCGGTGATGCTGCCCAGCTCACCGTGAACGCCTCGGTCGAGTTCGTCGACCTGCCGTACGGACGGGAGACCACGGTGGGGAACAGCCCTGCCGGCTCGCAGATGATCCTGTTCTCGGGCGGGGTCGCGGCATCCGCTTCCGAAACGGCGAGTGTCGAGCAGCTGTCACCCCTGCCGTTCCAGCCGACGGTGTCGACGATCACCAGCGACACCGTGGCCGAGACCGGGACGGTCGTCACCGACCAGGTGACGCTCGGCGTGCGGCCCGGTGAGGGGCTCCTGTCGGAGTGGGGACGGTACGACGACGCCGGCACCTGGCGCCCCGTCCCGGTCACGGTGCGCAGCCGGCTGCTGGGCCCCTTCCTCGCCCCCGTGACCCCGGCGGCCGAGTGGCCGGACGACGCTCCGTCGGTCTGCGAGGTCGCCCTCGACGTGTCCGACGGTCCGGGCACCTACTCGACGCCGGGCTGCGAACTGCCCGGTGGCGGGTACTACACCTGGGTCGAGACCATCGATCCCTCGGACACGCCGGTCGAGGCCGGGCGTGACCGGGTGGGTTCCTGGCGGTCACCGTTCGGGGTGGCGACCGAGACGACCTTCGTGCCCTGGACGCCGACCATCTCGACCGTGGTGTCCGACGCCGAGATCGACCCGGGTGCCTGCGTCAGCGACGAGCTCACCGTCGTCGACCTGCACCCCGACGTGCCCGGTGGGGTCGACGTCGAGTCGGTGCTCGTCGGACCGTTCGCCGAGGCCCCGGTCGTGGGAAGCGACCTCGGTCCGATCGACCGTCTCGACCCGGGCCGCGTCGTGGCCCGCGAGACGGTGACCATCGGCGAGGACGGCACGTACACCACACCGTGCGTCGCCCTCGAGCGACCCGGCACCTACGTCTTCCTGTTCTCGTCGGAGGGGTCGGCTGTCGGCGATGACGGAAGCCAGGTCGTGCCGGCCTTCGCCGACACGACCGTCTACCGGAGCGAGATGGCGACGGTACGGCAGCCGGCCCCGTCCGAGGCTCCTGCTCCCCCGGCAGGGCTAGCCTTCACCGGTTCGGAGGGTGGCGGGCAGGCACTACTCGTCGCCCTCGGAATCGTCGGGACCGGCTTCGTGCTCGTGGCCGCGGCCGCGGCGAGTGCCTTCCACGTGCGGAGGCGCCGCCTCGCCGAGGGCTCGGACGCAGCCTCCCTCGCGGTCGATGCCGGGGCGCTGTCGTCCTTCGGGCTGGGCGAGGCGCGATGA